DNA sequence from the Sediminibacillus dalangtanensis genome:
CAGCTTAGTGATTGGGATGGTGATTGGAGTCATTGCTTATCCATTTAGTGAAATGGATATTGTTTTACGGCTGTGGGCAGGGGGGATCGCTGGTTTGGCAGGTACAGGTTTATTCGAACTTGTCAAAAAAAGAGATGGTCAAACAGATAAAAATAAATAGCCCTCTACACCTGGTAAGAGGGCCACTGTTACTTTTACATTTTCATAGACAAGTATCGGAAAAAGAGTGTGATAAATTCCATAACCAAATAGATAATTTTAGAGAGGCCAGATAATTCGTTGGTTATAGACTCATTCTCTTGCAATTGGATGTCATCTGACTCAGCATTTTCCGCTGTTGTTTTAGTCAGGTCTCCGGATTGAAAGTCGTTTTCTCGTTTCGGCGTTAATTCATCCGTGGGCGGAGGTCCAGCATTATTAATTTTAGCTTTTTCTACGGCATTTGATTCCTCATGGTTAGAAAGTGTAGTGACAATTTTTTCATGATTATTTTGTTGTTTACCACCGCTTGCTTTTTGTCCGGTCAAGGGAGTTGAATTCTCGATCGTCTTGCCAGGATCCCTATCTTCTGTTTCTTTTGCAGGTTGTATTTCTTTCCCTGTATTGCCTGGCTCCGTTTGCTTTTTAGAAGGTAATGATATTTTCGTATTACCTTGTACTTCTTCCGTTCCTTCGGACAACTGTTCTTCTTGCTCCATTTCCTCTTTCTCGGGTGGTTGGGGAAGGTTCTCTAAACTGCTTTCTTCATTGTTTTCAGTTATGGAGGACCCAAGATCAGAATTGGTTTCCGGTTTCGTTTTAACGGTGATTGTTATCCCTGCCGATTCATTTGAAAAGGTGTCAACTGTCGTCAATTTTATTA
Encoded proteins:
- a CDS encoding holin, with product MENVLMFATVLFPVVSALVELVKKTFVLPKNIIPTISLVIGMVIGVIAYPFSEMDIVLRLWAGGIAGLAGTGLFELVKKRDGQTDKNK